Proteins from one Emys orbicularis isolate rEmyOrb1 chromosome 2, rEmyOrb1.hap1, whole genome shotgun sequence genomic window:
- the LOC135873771 gene encoding axoneme-associated protein mst101(2)-like, translating to MGDENLKVTDEMMKQAIEKKREAFDAVGKGELQRAVDLFTDAIKLNPRLTILYANRASVYVQLQKPNAAIRDCDRAININPDSAQPYKWRGKALRLLGYWQEAAEDLSLACQLDYDEETNAMLNEVQPRAQKITHHWRKYEQKQKEKRFKEALERMKKAMEEREGAQLQTPEEQERDEFEAWQEEERAQPQDTQKHERVKLQASWEQWGPHLKYSTVQEGALPVAHGDKENFQLKAQGRAESEEESSVESELEIGNEGVSEPDEDEPQEMGDENLKVTDEMMKQAIEKKREAFDAMGKGELQRAVDLFTDAIKLNPRLTILYANRASVYVQLQKPNAAIRDCDRAININPDSAQPYKWRGKALQLLGYWQEAAKDLSLACQLDYDEETNAMLNEVQPRAQKITHHWRKYEQKCKEDEFKEMVERIKKVLEEQESAQKALEEQEIDEKAALEEQEKSMKEPKTTQQTVLKEQEDNQPEPMEEQERAQKKALKEQESVQQMDLEEQLIALQTELEEQLKTQQMELEEEDRALQKLLEEQERTQKKVLEKQERTQMKALEELERAQQLALKELERAQKKVLEEQEKTQKAALEEQERAQKKSQKEKERAEKALEELARAHKMALKELEIAQKKGLEEHERAQQKALAEQKKAHMAMEELEKVHKKQERAQKAALEEQRRAQKALEVLEREQRKVMEEQKRAQKKAIEEQEKAQKAQEELARVQQQTLEEKERAQKKTREEQERAQKALEELVRAQKEALDEQERAQKKATEEQKRAKKALEELERAQKKALEELERAQKKALEEQERARKKALEEQERAQKGLEELEKAQKKALEEKERARKKALEEQDRAQKGLEELEKAQKKALEELERAQKEVLQEQEKAQKKALEEQEKAQKKALEEQKRAQKALEKLERAQKKSLEELQRVQKGVLEEQEKAQKKAVEEQKRAQKALEKLERAQKNSLEELERVQKGVLDEPEKAQKAALEEHEKAQKKVPEKQEEAQKEAPEEHERTHKMFCEDLERAQKKDLEEWEKAHEKVCVEQERDQEKDIEEQETATEEQLRAQKGPEHATSSLRPLAKSIWDYFESG from the coding sequence ATGGGCGATGAGAATCTGAAGGTAACAGACGAAATGATGAAGCAGGCCATTGAAAAGAAGAGGGAAGCTTTTGATGCAGTGGGTAAAGGAGAACTTCAGAGAGCTGTTGATTTGTTCACAGATGCCATCAAACTGAACCCACGGCTTACGATTTTATATGCCAACCGAGCCAGTGTCTATGTGCAGTTGCAGAAGCCAAATGCTGCCATTAGAGACTGTGACAGAGCCATAAATATCAACCCTGACTCCGCACAGCCCTACAAGTGGCGAGGGAAAGCGCTCCGGCTCCTGGGTTACTGGCAGGAGGCTGCTGAGGACCTGTCCTTGGCCTGTCAGCTGGATTATGATGAAGAGACCAATGCCATGCTGAATGAGGTGCAGCCAAGGGCCCAGAAAATCACCCACCACTGGAGAAAGTATGAGCAAAAGCAAAAGGAAAAGAGATTTAAGGAGGCCCTGGAGAGAATGAAGAAAGCcatggaggagagggagggagctcaACTTCAGACACCTGAGGAACAGGAAAGAGATGAGTTTGAGGCCTGGCAAGAAGAGGAAAGAGCTCAGCCTCAGGATACCCAGAAACATGAAAGAGTTAAGCTTCAGGCCTCCTGGGAACAATGGGGTCCACACCTTAAATACTCTACAGTACAAGAAGGAGCTCTGCCAGTGGCCCATGGTGATAAGGAGAATTTCCAGCTGAAGGCCCAGGGGAGAGCTGAGAGTGAGGAAGAGTCCAGTGTGGAGAGTGAGTTGGAGATCGGTAACGAAGGGGTGAGTGAACCCGATGAGGATGAGCCCCAAGAGATGGGCGATGAGAATCTGAAGGTAACAGACGAAATGATGAAGCAGGCCATTGAAAAGAAGAGGGAGGCTTTTGATGCAATGGGTAAAGGAGAACTTCAGAGAGCTGTTGATTTGTTCACAGATGCCATCAAACTGAACCCACGGCTTACAATTTTATATGCCAACCGAGCCAGTGTCTATGTGCAGTTGCAGAAGCCAAATGCTGCCATTAGAGACTGTGACAGAGCCATAAATATCAACCCTGACTCCGCACAGCCCTACAAGTGGCGAGGAAAAGCGCTCCAACTCCTAGGTTACTGGCAGGAGGCTGCCAAGGACCTGTCCTTGGCCTGTCAGCTGGATTATGATGAAGAGACCAATGCCATGCTGAATGAGGTACAGCCAAGGGCCCAGAAAATCACTCACCACTGGAGGAAGTATGAGCAAAAGTGCAAGGAAGATGAATTTAAGGAGATGGTAGAGAGGATAAAGAAAGTCTTGGAGGAGCAGGAGAGTGCTCAGAAAGCCCTGGAAGAACAGGAGATAGATGAGAAAGCAGCCCTGGAGGAACAGGAGAAATCCATGAAGGAACCTAAGACAACTCAGCAGACAGTGCTgaaagaacaggaggacaatCAACCGGAGCCAATGGAGGAACAAGAGAGAGCTCAGAAGAAGGCATTGAAAGAACAAGAGTCAGTTCAGCAGATGGATCTGGAGGAACAGTTGATAGCTTTGCAGACTGAGCTGGAAGAACAGTTGAAAACTCAGCAGATGGAGCTGGAGGAAGAGGATAGAGCTCTGCAGAAGTTGCTGGAGGAACAGGAGAGGACCCAGAAGAAGGTGCTGGAAAAACAGGAGAGAACCCAGATGAAGGCTCTGGAAGAACTGGAAAGAGCTCAACAGCTGGCTCTGAAGGAACTGGAAAGAGCTCAGAAGAAGGTCTTAGAGGAACAGGAAAAAACTCAGAAGGCAGCCCTGGAAGAACAGGAGAGAGCTCAGAAGAAATCccagaaggaaaaggagagggcTGAGAAAGCCCTGGAGGAACTGGCAAGAGCTCATAAGATGGCCCTGAAGGAACTGGAGATTGCTCAGAAAAAAGGCCTGGAGGAAcatgaaagagcccagcagaaggCCTTGGCAGAACAAAAGAAAGCTCATATGGCTATGGAAGAACTGGAGAAAGTTCATAAGAAGCAAGAGAGAGCGCAGAAGGCTGCCCTAGAGGAGCAGAGGAGAGCTCAGAAGGCCCTAGAGGTACTGGAAAGAGAACAGAGAAAGGTCATGGAGGAGCAGAAGAGAGCTCAAAAGAAGGCGATAGAGGAACAGGAAAAAGCCCAGAAAGCCCAGGAGGAACTGGCAAGAGTTCAGCAGCAGACTCtagaggaaaaagagagagctCAGAAGAAGACCAGAGAGGAACAGGAGAGAGCCCAGAAAGCCCTGGAAGAACTGGTGAGAGCTCAGAAAGAGGCCCTAGATGAACAAGAGAGAGCTCAGAAGAAGGCTACAGAGGAACAGAAGAGGGCTAAAAAGGCCTTGGAGGAACTGGAGAGAGCTCAGAAAAAGGCCTTGGAGGAACTGGAGAGAGCTCAGAAAAAGGCCCTGGAGGAACAAGAGAGAGCTCGAAAGAAAGCCCTGGAGGAACAGGAGAGGGCTCAAAAAGGCCTGGAGGAACTGGAGAAAGCTCAGAAAAAGGCCctggaggaaaaagagagagctCGAAAGAAAGCCCTGGAGGAACAGGATAGGGCTCAAAAAGGCCTGGAGGAACTGGAGAAAGCTCAGAAAAAGGCATTGGAGGAACTGGAGAGAGCTCAGAAAGAGGTACTGCAGGAACAAGAGAAAGCTCAGAAGAAAGCCCTGGAGGAACAAGAGAAAGCTCAGAAGAAAGCTCTGGAGGAACAGAAGAGGGCTCAGAAAgctctggagaaactggagagagcTCAGAAAAAATCCCTAGAGGAGCTGCAAAGAGTTCAGAAAGGGGTCTTGGAGGAACAAGAGAAAGCTCAGAAGAAAGCCGTGGAGGAACAGAAGAGGGCCCAGAAAgctctggagaaactggagagagcTCAGAAAAACTCCCTAGAGgagctggagagagttcagaaagGGGTCTTGGATGAGCCAGAAAAAGCTCAGAAGGCGGCCCTGGAGGAACATGAGAAAGCTCAGAAAAAGGTTCCAGAGAAACAGGAGGAAGCTCAGAAAGAGGCCCCAGAAGAACATGAAAGAACTCATAAAATGTTTTGTGAAGACCTAGAAAGAGCACAGAAAAAAGACTTAGAGGAATGGGAGAAAGCTCATGAAAAGGTCTGTGTAGAACAGGAAAGAGATCAGGAGAAAGACATAGAGGAACAGGAAACAGCCACTGAGGAACAACTGAGAGCTCAAAAAGGGCCAGAGCATGCAACAAGTTCATTAAGACCTCTCGCAAAATCTATTTGGGACTATTTTGAATCAGGCTAG
- the LOC135873770 gene encoding hsc70-interacting protein-like, whose product MNPRTVHSEMQDLAKLNQGFINSEDRRFLRESVASMENSMSPTSSHTGAGEMVRESDKLLKEAGNKENDLETDAEEVIEPDQDDHQEMVDQNLQLTDEMTKQANEKNREAFDVLSKGELQKAIDLFSDAIKLNPYLVNSYTNRANVFVHLQKPNAAISDCNRAIELNPNLAQPYKVRGKALQLLGLLEEAACDLALACKLGYDEDASNVVKEVQVRTQKNSEHKTKNEQKCKHRETLERVKRALAKGRADK is encoded by the coding sequence ATGAATCCTAGGACAGTTCACAGTGAGATGCAGGACTTGGCAAAATTGAATCAGGGCTTTATAAATTCTGAAGATCGCCGCTTCCTTCGGGAATCAGTAGCGAGTATGGAAAATTCCATGTCTCCCACTTCAAGCCATACAGGTGCAGGTGAGATGGTCAGGGAGTCAGATAAGCTCCTCAAAGAGGCTGGGAACAAAGAGAATGAtttggaaactgatgcagaggaGGTCATTGAACCAGACCAAGATGATCACCAAGAGATGGTAGACCAAAACTTGCAGCTAACAGATGAGATGACGAAGCAGGCCAATGAAAAGAATAGGGAGGCCTTTGATGTCCTGTCTAAAGGTGAACTTCAGAAAGCAATTGACTTGTTCTCAGATGCCATCAAACTGAATCCATACCTTGTCAACTCGTATACTAACAGAGCCAATGTCTTTGTGCATCTGCAGAAACCAAACGCTGCCATTAGTGACTGTAACAGAGCCATAGAGCTCAACCCTAACTTAGCACAGCCCTACAAGGTGCGAGGAAAAGCACTCCAGCTCCTGGGGCTCTTGGAAGAAGCAGCTTGTGACCTGGCCTTGGCTTGCAAACTGGGTTATGATGAAGATGCCAGTAATGTGGTAAAGGAAGTGCAGGTGAGAACCCAGAAGAACTCTGAACACAAAACAAAGAATGAGCAAAAATGTAAGCACAGGGAGACACTGGAGAGAGTGAAAAGGGCTCTGGCAAAAGGAAGAGCTGATAAG